A stretch of Methanosphaerula palustris E1-9c DNA encodes these proteins:
- a CDS encoding glycosyl hydrolase family 28-related protein, which produces MVAVFVLLVTSSSAIPVTIESNQSASDQQATVSEPTISGTTSAPVVTNPVEATAYANTAYTQGNARLAQMQQAYRAWAVPSRPDLVKIATNVRSSGLKGDGVTDDTAALQSLLTKLPSGSTIYFPPGQYRIDGPISINRSVTLFGESGTVFDCQRATQYVFTLNAGGSSTSRLKGVTITGIVFEGPGIETDPAMIDAYNLQNFHVSYVKFHNIGYAAIRVNTCTDVTIEESIFDNVFQSELGYGVSITDHSDRIYVHDNFFVTRGRQGVATGTCTSNLPEAEYVQSVTVENNYFENTTEQAVSAQKVTTGPYIIRGNVMNNCARGVDLGNGSAEITDNVMINCKSGIVLTNMNVDPDNLGPKVDRIVNNTMINILYEAMVVDRTNILIQGNVAKGMNSGSGIYLDPYVPKICDIIGNVMENYIQGFQASKPSPSISLVNNYLKNNNGSYQNVSFQYSATT; this is translated from the coding sequence GTGGTTGCGGTGTTCGTCCTGCTAGTTACGAGTTCTTCTGCTATTCCAGTAACTATTGAAAGCAATCAGTCAGCGTCCGATCAACAAGCAACTGTCAGCGAACCGACGATATCGGGAACAACAAGTGCACCTGTTGTTACAAATCCGGTTGAGGCAACAGCGTATGCGAATACCGCGTATACTCAGGGGAATGCCCGCCTTGCCCAGATGCAGCAGGCCTATCGGGCATGGGCCGTTCCGTCCCGACCTGATCTCGTTAAGATTGCCACGAATGTCAGGTCATCAGGGCTGAAGGGGGATGGTGTCACCGACGATACTGCCGCCCTTCAATCACTCCTTACGAAACTCCCATCCGGTTCGACGATCTACTTCCCTCCCGGTCAGTACCGGATCGATGGGCCCATCAGTATCAACAGATCGGTAACCCTGTTCGGGGAGTCGGGTACCGTATTCGACTGTCAAAGAGCGACACAGTATGTCTTCACCCTGAATGCTGGTGGCTCATCCACGTCGAGGTTGAAGGGCGTGACCATCACCGGGATCGTCTTTGAAGGTCCCGGGATTGAGACAGACCCGGCGATGATTGACGCATATAATCTTCAGAACTTCCATGTATCCTATGTAAAGTTCCATAATATCGGGTATGCAGCAATTCGCGTGAACACCTGCACTGATGTCACGATTGAGGAGTCAATCTTCGATAATGTCTTCCAGTCCGAACTGGGATATGGGGTCAGTATCACCGACCACAGCGATCGGATATACGTCCATGACAACTTCTTTGTCACCAGGGGAAGGCAGGGAGTTGCAACGGGTACATGTACCTCAAATCTGCCTGAGGCAGAATATGTGCAGAGTGTCACGGTCGAGAACAATTATTTCGAAAACACGACAGAACAGGCGGTCAGTGCCCAGAAGGTGACGACAGGACCCTATATCATCAGGGGAAATGTCATGAACAACTGTGCCCGGGGAGTCGACCTTGGGAATGGTTCAGCAGAGATCACCGATAATGTGATGATCAACTGTAAGAGTGGAATCGTTTTAACCAATATGAACGTCGATCCGGATAATCTGGGGCCGAAAGTGGATAGGATTGTGAACAATACGATGATCAATATCCTCTATGAGGCCATGGTTGTGGACCGGACCAATATCCTGATTCAGGGGAATGTTGCGAAAGGCATGAACAGTGGATCGGGAATCTACCTCGACCCCTATGTCCCCAAGATCTGTGATATTATCGGGAATGTCATGGAAAATTATATCCAGGGATTCCAGGCGAGTAAACCGAGTCCATCAATTTCACTGGTGAATAATTATCTTAAGAACAATAATGGTAGTTATCAGAATGTCTCGTTTCAATACTCTGCCACCACATAA